In Halobaculum magnesiiphilum, the following proteins share a genomic window:
- a CDS encoding IclR family transcriptional regulator: MTGRGSQRVQATVHSVRILERLVEAGRPMGVTELADAVDLSKGVVHTHLNTLVDLGYVRKEEQSYLPSFGLVGLGDGARRQLPQFDRVRRRVDNLARVTGEVATLFVEEDGVGVCVYVAPSSDAWTPEYTSGSRIPLHVTAPGKAILSTFDGARVDEIVDDRGLDRMTDKTVTERADLAAQLGSIRENGVVFCRGEQSADTIGVAAPITPLERAPAAAVGICGPGERLRGRQLEEDIAGQVISTARTIRTDLRG, translated from the coding sequence ATGACCGGCCGTGGCTCACAACGGGTCCAGGCGACGGTGCACTCCGTCCGAATACTGGAGCGGCTGGTCGAGGCCGGACGACCGATGGGGGTGACCGAACTCGCCGACGCGGTCGACCTCTCGAAGGGCGTCGTCCACACCCACCTCAACACGCTCGTCGACCTCGGGTACGTCCGGAAGGAAGAACAGTCGTATCTCCCCTCTTTCGGTCTCGTCGGTCTCGGGGACGGTGCCCGACGACAGCTCCCGCAGTTCGATCGGGTGCGACGCCGCGTCGACAATCTCGCTCGCGTCACGGGGGAGGTCGCGACGCTGTTCGTCGAGGAGGACGGCGTGGGCGTCTGTGTCTACGTCGCACCGAGCAGCGACGCGTGGACGCCGGAGTACACGAGCGGGAGTCGGATCCCCCTCCACGTGACCGCCCCGGGGAAGGCGATACTCTCGACGTTCGACGGGGCCAGGGTCGACGAGATCGTCGACGACCGCGGGCTCGACCGGATGACGGACAAGACCGTCACGGAGCGGGCGGACCTCGCCGCACAGCTCGGGAGCATCCGCGAGAACGGTGTGGTGTTTTGCAGAGGCGAACAGTCGGCGGACACGATCGGCGTCGCCGCACCGATCACCCCGCTCGAGCGCGCGCCAGCGGCGGCGGTCGGCATCTGTGGCCCGGGGGAACGACTGCGGGGACGGCAGCTCGAGGAGGACATCGCCGGGCAGGTGATAAGCACGGCGCGAACGATCCGGACCGACCTGCGCGGGTGA
- a CDS encoding zinc-dependent alcohol dehydrogenase family protein, which produces MKTATLTDARTIEASDRERPDPDPDEVLVAIGACGVCTTDLHMYSGSFTVDYPLVPGHESAGEVVAAGDAVTDIGEGDRVAINPSVPCHDCRACTAGRENLCRDLTSIGGAAEHVIDGAFAEYVAVPAGNVERIGDLDYRTAALAEPLGCCIQGVDQVDLTTGETVAVVGGGFIGLLLVQLLRTSGAGTVVVSEPIEERRAAALDLGADHVVDPTAEDPTSAIPDLVGDVDVAIEAVGVPTVTEQAHALTGPGGRTLVFGVPPEDATIELSPFDLFYEEREVIGTYSLTPDTFARAVTLLENGRIDVERLITDEFGLDGLEEAFAEMENRQGLKKMVYPDR; this is translated from the coding sequence ATGAAAACCGCCACCCTAACCGACGCCCGCACGATCGAGGCCAGCGACCGGGAGCGACCGGACCCCGATCCGGACGAAGTACTCGTCGCGATCGGTGCGTGTGGGGTCTGTACGACGGACCTGCATATGTACAGCGGATCGTTCACGGTCGACTACCCGCTGGTGCCGGGCCATGAGAGCGCCGGCGAGGTCGTCGCGGCCGGCGACGCCGTCACCGACATCGGCGAGGGGGACCGCGTCGCGATCAACCCCTCGGTGCCGTGTCACGACTGCCGAGCGTGTACGGCCGGTCGCGAGAACCTCTGTCGGGATCTCACGTCGATCGGCGGCGCGGCCGAACACGTCATCGACGGAGCGTTCGCCGAGTACGTGGCCGTCCCGGCCGGGAACGTCGAACGGATCGGCGACCTCGACTACCGGACGGCGGCGCTCGCGGAGCCGCTCGGCTGCTGTATCCAGGGCGTCGACCAGGTCGACCTGACGACCGGCGAAACGGTCGCCGTGGTCGGCGGCGGGTTCATCGGCCTGCTGCTCGTCCAGTTGCTTCGGACGAGCGGAGCGGGGACCGTCGTCGTCTCCGAACCGATCGAGGAACGGCGTGCGGCGGCGCTCGACCTCGGGGCCGACCACGTGGTCGACCCGACGGCCGAGGACCCGACGAGCGCCATTCCCGACCTCGTCGGCGACGTCGACGTCGCCATCGAGGCCGTCGGGGTCCCGACGGTGACAGAACAGGCCCACGCGCTCACGGGACCGGGCGGCCGAACGCTCGTGTTCGGCGTTCCCCCCGAGGACGCGACGATCGAACTCTCGCCGTTCGACCTGTTCTACGAGGAGCGGGAGGTCATCGGGACCTACTCGCTCACGCCCGACACGTTCGCGCGGGCGGTGACGCTGCTCGAGAACGGCCGGATCGACGTCGAACGGCTCATCACCGACGAGTTCGGCCTCGACGGCCTCGAGGAGGCGTTCGCCGAGATGGAGAACCGACAGGGACTGAAGAAGATGGTGTACCCCGACCGGTGA
- a CDS encoding substrate-binding domain-containing protein, giving the protein MTDTYDRRTLLKTAAGTTLGTALAGCTRGGDGSGGSTDGGGDGSDGGSGGGSDGGSDDLAIPLSEYDADIDWTQFEGSQINIGAVQHPWVDAIEPAVPVFEELTGIEVVWNVLPEQQFRTKRQTDVSTGAGQFDVFFMDQVVNQFRNEGWIQPLDPYFEDDSMYDEDWYQPDDLFESSRWQAHGGGYSDTWTGLPITVEVQTQFYRTDLYEEHDLEVAETLEEFVSNAQTIHENEEGVVGTVGRGEKGYGMNIYVLNTFIREHGAQLWSDFPDDSGLDTEGVIEAAEWYTNLLQDYGPEGASTQTWSDVLSTMQEGRAGHIVSDANLFWPGLTGSGSSVADDIGIAKVPRPSDGEFAPNAYNWQISTSKNAENSEQGFLFMLWATSQPTNDWMHLENEAAFSVRQSVWENDEFRSRVGENFAQVTLESLQEAAPDPFDRKYPQWGQRYSEELQRAIAGQKSAEAAMTDAASIAEDIYDE; this is encoded by the coding sequence ATGACGGACACATACGATCGACGGACGCTACTGAAAACGGCCGCGGGAACCACGCTCGGAACGGCACTCGCCGGGTGTACCCGTGGCGGAGACGGATCGGGCGGCAGTACCGACGGCGGCGGCGACGGCTCAGACGGCGGATCCGGCGGCGGCTCCGACGGCGGGTCGGACGACCTCGCCATTCCGCTGAGCGAGTACGACGCCGACATCGACTGGACGCAGTTCGAGGGCTCACAGATCAACATCGGCGCGGTCCAGCACCCGTGGGTGGACGCGATCGAGCCCGCGGTGCCGGTGTTCGAGGAACTGACCGGGATCGAGGTCGTCTGGAACGTCCTCCCGGAACAGCAGTTCCGGACCAAACGCCAGACGGACGTGAGTACCGGCGCGGGCCAGTTCGACGTCTTCTTCATGGACCAGGTGGTGAACCAGTTCCGCAACGAAGGCTGGATCCAGCCCCTCGACCCGTACTTCGAGGACGACAGCATGTACGACGAGGACTGGTACCAGCCCGACGACCTCTTCGAGTCGTCCCGGTGGCAGGCCCACGGGGGCGGCTACAGCGACACGTGGACGGGCCTCCCGATCACCGTCGAGGTGCAGACCCAGTTCTACCGGACGGACCTCTACGAGGAACACGACCTCGAGGTCGCCGAGACGCTCGAGGAGTTCGTCTCGAACGCGCAGACGATCCACGAGAACGAGGAGGGCGTCGTCGGCACCGTCGGCCGTGGCGAGAAGGGCTACGGGATGAACATCTACGTCCTGAACACGTTCATCCGCGAGCACGGCGCACAGCTCTGGAGCGACTTCCCGGACGACTCCGGCCTCGACACGGAGGGCGTCATCGAGGCGGCCGAGTGGTACACGAACCTGCTTCAGGACTACGGCCCGGAGGGTGCCTCGACGCAGACGTGGTCGGACGTCCTGTCGACGATGCAGGAGGGACGGGCCGGCCACATCGTGTCCGACGCCAACCTGTTCTGGCCCGGCCTGACCGGGTCGGGGTCGTCGGTCGCCGACGACATCGGCATCGCGAAGGTGCCGCGGCCGTCCGACGGCGAGTTCGCTCCCAACGCGTACAACTGGCAGATCTCCACCTCGAAGAACGCGGAGAACTCCGAACAGGGCTTCCTGTTCATGCTGTGGGCGACCTCGCAGCCGACCAACGACTGGATGCACCTGGAGAACGAGGCAGCGTTCTCCGTGCGCCAGTCCGTCTGGGAGAACGACGAGTTCCGCTCGCGCGTCGGCGAGAACTTCGCCCAGGTGACGCTCGAATCGCTGCAGGAGGCCGCCCCCGACCCGTTCGACCGGAAGTACCCCCAGTGGGGCCAGCGCTACTCGGAGGAGCTTCAGCGGGCGATCGCCGGCCAGAAATCCGCCGAGGCGGCGATGACGGACGCCGCGTCGATCGCCGAGGACATCTACGACGAATAA